From a region of the Oryza sativa Japonica Group chromosome 6, ASM3414082v1 genome:
- the LOC4339946 gene encoding uncharacterized protein → MAAMAAAATTTTKKLQVASSSPNTHKSYWSTKQYILVAVVGTLAATVIVIGISALLSPGEIDFSVTKASRMILPLDGGVELNLTVAAANPGWRAAVEYRGFDVKLHYTPFDGEPTLLNEDDASSVRTPFVQPPRNTTAIPVRVFVSGDYWVQNMMRGNDIPITAQVTATVRFLIGKACTRSYHIAVSCYLGLDLFKRPTVSFNHNNTADCVAAGPETV, encoded by the coding sequence ATggcagcaatggcggcggcggcgacgacgacgacgaagaagctGCAGGTGGCTTCATCATCACCAAACACACACAAATCATATTGGAGCACGAAGCAGTACATCCTCGTCGCTGTCGTTGGAACCCTCGCGGCGACCGTCATTGTGATCGGCATCTCCGCGCTGCTGAGCCCCGGGGAGATCGACTTCTCCGTCACCAAGGCCTCGCGCATGATCCTGCCTCTGGATGGAGGTGTGGAGCTGAACCTCacagtcgccgccgccaaccccgGGTGGCGCGCCGCCGTGGAGTACCGCGGGTTCGACGTGAAGCTGCATTACACGCCGTTCGACGGCGAGCCCACGCTGCTCAACGAAGACGACGCCTCGTCGGTGCGGACGCCGTTCGTGCAGCCGCCGCGGAACACGACGGCCATCCCGGTGCGGGTGTTCGTCAGCGGCGACTACTGGGTCCAAAACATGATGAGAGGCAACGACATCCCGATCACCGCGCAGGTGACGGCCACCGTCCGATTCCTCATCGGGAAGGCCTGCACCAGGTCCTACCACATCGCCGTCTCCTGCTACCTCGGCCTCGACTTGTTCAAACGCCCTACCGTATCATTCAATCATAATAATACAGCCGATTGCGTCGCAGCTGGGCCGGAAACAGTCTAG
- the LOC4339945 gene encoding uncharacterized protein — MRNEKKEAAEEEEEEEKKFRWLDVVRYAAAGVVALLAVGVLVGAIVVVLRPDALVMKVIHGSMLVNLPPPSLTFTFQLEVDNPSGRDTMSFTDMSVAVLAVSVSGGGVISMANLFYLPNITDLQPGKMMQVVTTQWTTNPEAEVGDYFVRRLSRGETMAVTLRVQGILITRLDTLNGDGPVHTSKANVTYTCFNVKLGVDKSLNSTDDVSCNSKQWRI; from the coding sequence ATGCGCAACGAGAaaaaggaggcggcggaggaggaggaggaggaggagaagaaattCCGGTGGCTGGACGTGGTGCGATACGCGGCGGCCGGGGTTGTGGCGTTGCTCGCCGTGGGGGTGCTGGTCGGGGCCATCGTGGTGGTGCTCCGGCCGGACGCGCTGGTCATGAAGGTCATCCACGGCTCCATGTTGGTAaacctgccgccgccgagcttgACGTTCACGTTCCAGCTGGAGGTCGACAACCCAAGCGGGCGCGACACCATGAGCTTCACCGACATGTCCGTCGCCGTCTTGgccgtctccgtctccggcggcggcgtgatcaGCATGGCTAACCTCTTCTACTTGCCCAACATCACGGACTTGCAGCCGGGGAAGATGATGCAGGTGGTGACGACGCAGTGGACGACCAACCcggaggcggaggtcggcgACTACTTCGTGAGGAGGCTATCCCGTGGGGAAACCATGGCCGTCACCCTGCGAGTCCAGGGCATCCTCATCACCAGGTTGGACACCCTCAACGGCGACGGGCCGGTCCACACCAGCAAGGCCAACGTCACCTACACTTGCTTCAACGTTAAACTCGGCGTCGACAAGTCCTTGAACTCCACCGACGACGTTTCTTGCAATAGCAagcagtggcggatctag
- the LOC136356885 gene encoding uncharacterized protein codes for MAANFGGEFPVDDQPGEPGQPGEPGQPGGRGRGGRGGRGGRGGAGGRLGVRHGRRGRRGGGGARGQGCVGVGWYGGGEVVYVGEEAYIDGVRIPRGGKGGAGGNAGPGGVGGKGGPGGDGGPGGIGGRGGDGGCGGVGGRGRKGGRGGRGGRGGSGGFGGGDGGRGGRGGDGGEGRGGGRGGDGGEGGTQYIYIE; via the coding sequence ATGGCCGCCAACTTCGGAGGAGAGTTTCCGGTGGACGACCAACCCGGCGAGCCCGGCCAACCCGGCGAACCTGGCCAaccgggagggcgcggccgtGGTGGCcgtggaggccgcggcggccgtggagGCGCTGGCGGCCGCCTCGGCGTCCGACacggccgccgtggccgccgtggtggcggcggcgcccgcggacAAGGCTGCGTCGGCGTCGGCtggtacggcggcggcgaagtagTGTACGTCGGTGAAGAAGCGTACATCGACGGCGTACGCATACCACGCGGCGGTaaaggcggcgcaggcggcaaCGCCGGCCCCGGCGGTGTCGGCGGCAAGGGCGGCCCCGGAGGGGACGGCGGCCCCGGCGGTAtcggtggccgcggcggggaCGGTGGTTGCGGCGGGGTCGGCGGCCGCGGCAGGAAAGGTGGCCGCGGTGGtcgcggtggccgcggcgggagcggcggcttcggcggcggcgacggcggccgcggtggccgcggcggggacggcggggaaggccgaggaggaggccgcggcggagacggcggagaAGGTGggacacaatatatatatattgagtaA
- the LOC4339947 gene encoding uncharacterized protein isoform X2: MTSVTSDLLQSCSETMISFVHNMTASYADKSNESSVVSTSVVMFILAAVFFNLNLFSGVSDVSAVLNPTVRIFLSSALNLFLPVMSYLFSEAKQAPLGVGDSTTTTRDAHSDDLSLLARVILTWMLLVELLRKKVEAILITTGMHVYSSLISHATSVAWLGNLVFFNLQAAGKKALFGVLWVLCAAKLVQRVAITEIGKRSFAHGKNARLISSYMAQLPKLLEVDEHVAADGSRMERCNFAVMGEENMVLKAGPHGYELDLGLAAAVVTVGKIWQTKQHPRLKRLCLSFALFKLLRRRFENLPPATMKETDECRDLILDGMCKDAQATGDVPAEVALFQVLNDEVNFLAEYYHSVLPVVLASPYFFVVNYLCFPVVVFGLCVMTIVLCGNGNVLSPLVFFSIVDVSICYLLFIVVVYEEVWEFVVFLLSNWFIVSLLCTFSAKPRRRESPTFRGSVRCILWLRRNLSHYPSLITIKQFTVLSTCCLSPRLPTATLPRHAKLAILERFRGGDPLSNGGAVLTSMGGRHRRFSRLSWACQSGAVAEVILTWHIATSLLETKQQQQLPTSASRSRRTAARLSRYCAYLVAFRPELLPDDREGTERIYKDLKKGIKAALGGARGYYLSSERSRHETIRALRVDASAAADMTVLERGAVLGKQLVEDDEAGDGAVWEMLADVWVELVVYVSPSRAEEHARGHEAALAQGSELVTLLWVLATHTGIARPDHDGEIDQPAAPA; this comes from the exons ATGACGTCCGTGACCTCAGATTTGCTGCAGTCGTGTTCGGAAACCATGATTTCATTCGTCCACAACATGACGGCTTCCTACGCCGACAAGAGCAACGAGTCCTCCGTGGTGTCCACCTCCGTCGTCATGttcatcctcgccgccgtcttcttcaaCCTCAACCTCTTCAGCGGCGTCTCCGACGTCAGCGCCGTGCTCAACCCCACCGTCCGCATCTTCCTCTCCAGCGCGCTCAACCTCTTCCTCCCCGTCATGTCCTACCTCTTCTCCGAGGCCAAGCAAGCGCCGCTCGGAGTCGGCGACTCCACTACCACCACCAGAGACGCCCACTCCGATGACCTCTCGCTGCTGGCGCGTGTCATCCTCACATGGATGCTCCTCGTCGAGCTCCTCCGCAAGAAGGTGGAGGCCATCCTCATCACCACCGGCATGCACGTCTACTCCAGCCTCATCAGTCACGCCACCAGCGTCGCCTGGCTGGGCAACCTcgtcttcttcaacctccaggcCGCCGGCAAGAAGGCGCTGTTCGGCGTCCTCTGGGTGCTCTGCGCGGCCAAGCTGGTGCAGCGCGTCGCCATCACCGAGATCGGGAAGCGCTCCTTCGCCCATGGCAAGAACGCCCGCCTCATCTCCTCCTACATGGCGCAGCTGCCAAAGCTGCTCGAGGTGGATGAGcatgtcgccgccgacggcagcAGGATGGAGCGGTGCAACTTCGCCGTGATGGGGGAAGAGAACATGGTGCTCAAGGCCGGACCACACGGCTACGAGCTCGacctcggcctcgccgccgccgtcgtcaccgtcggGAAAATCTGGCAGACCAAACAACACCCAAGGCTCAAGAGGCTCTGCCTCTCCTTCGCTCTCTTCAAGCTTCTGCGCCGCCGGTTCGAGAAcctgccgccggcgaccatgaAGGAGACCGACGAGTGCCGGGACCTCATCTTGGACGGCATGTGCAAGGATGCTCAGGCCACCGGCGACGTCCcggcggaggtggcgctgtTCCAGGTGCTCAACGACGAGGTGAACTTCCTGGCCGAGTACTACCACTCCGTCCTCCCCGTGGTGCTCGCGAGCCCCTACTTCTTCGTCGTCAACTACCTCTGCTTCCCCGTCGTCGTGTTCGGCCTCTGCGTCATGACCATCGTCCTCTGCGGCAATGGCAACGTCTT GTCTCCGCTGGTGTTCTTCTCCATCGTCGACGTCTCCATCTGCTACCTCCtcttcatcgtcgtcgtctacgAGGAGGTGTGGGAgttcgtcgtcttcctcctctccaacTGGTTCATCGTCTCTCTGCTCTGCACCTTCTCCGccaagccccgccgccgcgagagCCCCACCTTCCGTGGCTCCGTCCGCTGCATCCTCTGGCTCCGCCGAAACCTCAGCCACTACCCTAGCCTCATCACCATCAAGCAGTTCACCGTCCTGAGCACATGCTGCCTGTCGCCGAGGTTGCCCACCGCCACGCTGCCCAGGCATGCGAAGCTCGCCATCCTAGAACGCTTCCGCGGCGGCGATCCTCTCAGCAACGGCGGCGCCGTGCTGACGTCGATGGGCGGTAGGCACCGGCGGTTCTCGCGGCTCTCGTGGGCGTGCCAGAGCGGAGCCGTCGCGGAGGTGATCCTCACCTGGCACATCGCCACCAGCCTCCTGGAgacgaagcagcagcagcagcttccgACAAGTGCCAGCCGGAgccggaggacggcggcgaggctgtcCAGATACTGCGCCTACCTCGTCGCCTTCCGGCCGGAGCTGCTGCCGGACGACCGGGAAGGCACGGAGCGCATCTACAAGGACCTGAAGAAGGGCATCaaggcggcgctcggcggcgcACGGGGATACTACCTCTCGTCGGAGCGGAGCCGGCACGAGACGATCCGTGCGCTCCGGGtggacgcctccgccgccgccgacatgaCGGTGCTCGAGAGGGGCGCCGTGCTGGGGAAGCAGCTGGTGGAGGACGACgaagccggcgacggcgcggtgtgGGAGATGCTGGCCGACGTGTGGGTTGAGCTCGTCGTGTACGTGTCGCCGTCGCGCGCGGAGGAGCACGCCAGGGGGCacgaggcggcgctggcgcagGGCAGCGAACTCGTGACGCTGCTCTGGGTGCTCGCCACGCACACCGGCATCGCCCGCCCGGACCACGACGGCGAAATCGAccagccggcggcgccggcataG
- the LOC4339947 gene encoding uncharacterized protein isoform X1 — protein MTSVTSDLLQSCSETMISFVHNMTASYADKSNESSVVSTSVVMFILAAVFFNLNLFSGVSDVSAVLNPTVRIFLSSALNLFLPVMSYLFSEAKQAPLGVGDSTTTTRDAHSDDLSLLARVILTWMLLVELLRKKVEAILITTGMHVYSSLISHATSVAWLGNLVFFNLQAAGKKALFGVLWVLCAAKLVQRVAITEIGKRSFAHGKNARLISSYMAQLPKLLEVDEHVAADGSRMERCNFAVMGEENMVLKAGPHGYELDLGLAAAVVTVGKIWQTKQHPRLKRLCLSFALFKLLRRRFENLPPATMKETDECRDLILDGMCKDAQATGDVPAEVALFQVLNDEVNFLAEYYHSVLPVVLASPYFFVVNYLCFPVVVFGLCVMTIVLCGNGNVLYAFKSLTNDNYAVSSGILSLTKCLWKNVVRSPLVFFSIVDVSICYLLFIVVVYEEVWEFVVFLLSNWFIVSLLCTFSAKPRRRESPTFRGSVRCILWLRRNLSHYPSLITIKQFTVLSTCCLSPRLPTATLPRHAKLAILERFRGGDPLSNGGAVLTSMGGRHRRFSRLSWACQSGAVAEVILTWHIATSLLETKQQQQLPTSASRSRRTAARLSRYCAYLVAFRPELLPDDREGTERIYKDLKKGIKAALGGARGYYLSSERSRHETIRALRVDASAAADMTVLERGAVLGKQLVEDDEAGDGAVWEMLADVWVELVVYVSPSRAEEHARGHEAALAQGSELVTLLWVLATHTGIARPDHDGEIDQPAAPA, from the coding sequence ATGACGTCCGTGACCTCAGATTTGCTGCAGTCGTGTTCGGAAACCATGATTTCATTCGTCCACAACATGACGGCTTCCTACGCCGACAAGAGCAACGAGTCCTCCGTGGTGTCCACCTCCGTCGTCATGttcatcctcgccgccgtcttcttcaaCCTCAACCTCTTCAGCGGCGTCTCCGACGTCAGCGCCGTGCTCAACCCCACCGTCCGCATCTTCCTCTCCAGCGCGCTCAACCTCTTCCTCCCCGTCATGTCCTACCTCTTCTCCGAGGCCAAGCAAGCGCCGCTCGGAGTCGGCGACTCCACTACCACCACCAGAGACGCCCACTCCGATGACCTCTCGCTGCTGGCGCGTGTCATCCTCACATGGATGCTCCTCGTCGAGCTCCTCCGCAAGAAGGTGGAGGCCATCCTCATCACCACCGGCATGCACGTCTACTCCAGCCTCATCAGTCACGCCACCAGCGTCGCCTGGCTGGGCAACCTcgtcttcttcaacctccaggcCGCCGGCAAGAAGGCGCTGTTCGGCGTCCTCTGGGTGCTCTGCGCGGCCAAGCTGGTGCAGCGCGTCGCCATCACCGAGATCGGGAAGCGCTCCTTCGCCCATGGCAAGAACGCCCGCCTCATCTCCTCCTACATGGCGCAGCTGCCAAAGCTGCTCGAGGTGGATGAGcatgtcgccgccgacggcagcAGGATGGAGCGGTGCAACTTCGCCGTGATGGGGGAAGAGAACATGGTGCTCAAGGCCGGACCACACGGCTACGAGCTCGacctcggcctcgccgccgccgtcgtcaccgtcggGAAAATCTGGCAGACCAAACAACACCCAAGGCTCAAGAGGCTCTGCCTCTCCTTCGCTCTCTTCAAGCTTCTGCGCCGCCGGTTCGAGAAcctgccgccggcgaccatgaAGGAGACCGACGAGTGCCGGGACCTCATCTTGGACGGCATGTGCAAGGATGCTCAGGCCACCGGCGACGTCCcggcggaggtggcgctgtTCCAGGTGCTCAACGACGAGGTGAACTTCCTGGCCGAGTACTACCACTCCGTCCTCCCCGTGGTGCTCGCGAGCCCCTACTTCTTCGTCGTCAACTACCTCTGCTTCCCCGTCGTCGTGTTCGGCCTCTGCGTCATGACCATCGTCCTCTGCGGCAATGGCAACGTCTTGTACGCCTTCAAGAGCCTAACCAACGACAACTATGCCGTCTCATCCGGCATACTCTCGCTGACGAAATGCCTCTGGAAAAACGTCGTCAGGTCTCCGCTGGTGTTCTTCTCCATCGTCGACGTCTCCATCTGCTACCTCCtcttcatcgtcgtcgtctacgAGGAGGTGTGGGAgttcgtcgtcttcctcctctccaacTGGTTCATCGTCTCTCTGCTCTGCACCTTCTCCGccaagccccgccgccgcgagagCCCCACCTTCCGTGGCTCCGTCCGCTGCATCCTCTGGCTCCGCCGAAACCTCAGCCACTACCCTAGCCTCATCACCATCAAGCAGTTCACCGTCCTGAGCACATGCTGCCTGTCGCCGAGGTTGCCCACCGCCACGCTGCCCAGGCATGCGAAGCTCGCCATCCTAGAACGCTTCCGCGGCGGCGATCCTCTCAGCAACGGCGGCGCCGTGCTGACGTCGATGGGCGGTAGGCACCGGCGGTTCTCGCGGCTCTCGTGGGCGTGCCAGAGCGGAGCCGTCGCGGAGGTGATCCTCACCTGGCACATCGCCACCAGCCTCCTGGAgacgaagcagcagcagcagcttccgACAAGTGCCAGCCGGAgccggaggacggcggcgaggctgtcCAGATACTGCGCCTACCTCGTCGCCTTCCGGCCGGAGCTGCTGCCGGACGACCGGGAAGGCACGGAGCGCATCTACAAGGACCTGAAGAAGGGCATCaaggcggcgctcggcggcgcACGGGGATACTACCTCTCGTCGGAGCGGAGCCGGCACGAGACGATCCGTGCGCTCCGGGtggacgcctccgccgccgccgacatgaCGGTGCTCGAGAGGGGCGCCGTGCTGGGGAAGCAGCTGGTGGAGGACGACgaagccggcgacggcgcggtgtgGGAGATGCTGGCCGACGTGTGGGTTGAGCTCGTCGTGTACGTGTCGCCGTCGCGCGCGGAGGAGCACGCCAGGGGGCacgaggcggcgctggcgcagGGCAGCGAACTCGTGACGCTGCTCTGGGTGCTCGCCACGCACACCGGCATCGCCCGCCCGGACCACGACGGCGAAATCGAccagccggcggcgccggcataG